A window of Metabacillus sp. B2-18 contains these coding sequences:
- a CDS encoding tripartite tricarboxylate transporter substrate binding protein: MKKIGILLLLMAILTACSNSASGNKEFPNKNIEIVAPASPGGGWDLTARSIQQGLKDNSLVDSNINVINKPGGGGEVGWKYLESKDAHFLSVNSSLLLTNNLLGQSQLTHKEFTPIATLATEWISIAVPVDSEFKSAEEVMKKLKEDPKSLKIGVGPALGNNDHLSFVQAFSEYGGDPSQLDFLVYEGGGDVVTALLGNHVDVITTALSEVKDQHLAGKLKILAVSSEERVEELDDVPTWTEQGVDMVFPHWRGIMGPPDMTEEEIAYWDEKIGELVKTEQWQKVLKNNDWDDFYKNSSETKSFLEEQEKSYTELVNDSGLVK, from the coding sequence ATGAAAAAGATAGGAATCTTACTTTTATTAATGGCGATTTTAACAGCATGTTCAAATTCAGCCTCAGGCAACAAGGAATTTCCAAATAAAAATATTGAAATCGTTGCTCCTGCATCACCAGGTGGTGGATGGGATTTAACGGCAAGATCTATTCAGCAAGGTTTAAAAGATAATAGTTTAGTAGATAGCAATATAAATGTAATCAACAAGCCTGGTGGCGGAGGAGAAGTTGGTTGGAAGTACTTAGAATCTAAGGATGCTCACTTCTTATCTGTAAATTCAAGCTTACTTCTTACAAACAACTTACTAGGACAAAGTCAGTTAACACACAAGGAATTTACACCAATAGCAACACTTGCAACGGAATGGATTTCGATTGCTGTTCCAGTTGATTCGGAATTTAAATCAGCAGAAGAAGTGATGAAAAAGTTAAAAGAAGATCCTAAATCATTAAAAATTGGAGTAGGTCCAGCACTAGGAAATAATGACCACTTATCATTTGTTCAAGCTTTTAGTGAATACGGAGGAGATCCTTCTCAACTTGATTTTCTTGTTTATGAAGGTGGCGGAGATGTTGTAACAGCATTACTAGGAAATCACGTAGATGTGATTACAACTGCATTATCTGAAGTAAAAGATCAGCATTTAGCTGGAAAGCTTAAAATTCTAGCTGTTTCATCTGAGGAAAGAGTAGAAGAGCTTGATGATGTCCCAACATGGACAGAACAAGGAGTTGACATGGTTTTCCCTCACTGGAGAGGAATCATGGGACCACCTGATATGACTGAAGAAGAAATTGCGTACTGGGATGAAAAAATTGGTGAACTGGTAAAAACAGAACAATGGCAAAAAGTACTTAAAAATAATGATTGGGACGATTTTTATAAAAATAGTTCAGAAACAAAAAGCTTCTTAGAAGAACAAGAAAAATCATATACAGAGTTAGTGAATGATTCTGGACTTGTAAAATAA